The Cyclobacteriaceae bacterium DNA segment TACTCATTCTTCCAACCTTTTTGGATAAAGAGTAATTCAGGCTGCAGACTGATTAAGTCACCAAAGCCGATTCGATAACCAACACCAACTGAAAAGCCTGTAACATTTTTATAGGAATCAAAATCACCAGGGTTACTAGCAAATGTTTCAGCATCCAATGTGGATAAAGTCATTCCGGCTTTCGGAATAATGGTTTGCGCACTGGCAGTGACTGCCATGATTAAAGCAATAACAACTAATAGCTTTTTCATAAATGAGGGTTTAATGTTTAATAAAATTACACATTAGTTAATATAGCTTTCTTTACTGCAGGTAACTTTATTTTTTAAAATAGGTTAATCGGCATGCTTGCACTAAACTGAACAACGCGGTTCTTGAAGTCGGTATCATCAAAAAGTCCGGTAAAGCTGTATCCATAACGGGCTTCGATATTCACCTTTCCAAATAGCAATACCCCTCCGCCAACCTGAACTCCGGCCTCAATCCGGTTGTCTGCAAATTGATCGTAACCATCGTAGTTTTCCGGACGTTCACTGAATTTTACCTTGCTGGAGATGGGCTCTTCAGGCAGGCCTGCAAAGGTGCTTTTGAGCGAGTAGGTACCCGATAAACCAACAGATACTGTTGGGCCTGCAGTAACATAAAACTTTGTCTGCCCTCCAAACTTCGCTTTGACGAGCACCGGTATTTCCAGGTAATTCAATTTATATTCGGTAACAAGTTTGTATTCATAACTATCCGGATAGGAAATATCGTTTCGCTTTAGCCCTTTTTGTATGAAGTTAATCTCTGGTTGTAGGCTAAACCGGTCGTTAATGAAAAGATCGTATCCAACACCAACGGTAAATCCGGTTAGTAATTCTTTTTCAGACTTTTCGGCAAAGTCAGCGTACGGCTCATACGAGCTGGTTGACAAAGTAACACCTGCCCGGGGTAAAAGTGTTTGGGCAAAAACAGTAGAAGACAATAGAACAAAGTTGAATAATGTAATAATTTTTTTCATTTGACAGAATGCATGTTTGGTACGAGGCGTTCAACGGAGGAAGTCTTTCAGGGTTGTACGCTGAAAAAGAAAAATTTCAAATGAAACCAAACAATTGGATTCTTCGTACAGAAGGAGTTAAATGAAATCGTAAAGAAAATCCATGAGCCGGGCGATTTCACTTTTTCGCAGCGCAGGAAAGTTGGCAATGCGGAAGGTTGTGGGCTTAAGTTCACCGTATCCATCGCCCAGCAGAAAACCTTTCTTAATAGCCTGCGTCTTTACTTTTTCGATAAGTGATGGTGTTGATTCAATAGCCAGTACCGTCTGTGATCTGACAGAATGATTTTTGATCAAGAGGTTGAGTTTGTTGCTTTTAATGTCGAAGAAGGTTTCCCATTTTTTGAACCGGCCAGTTATCGTTTTGTGCACGGATTCAATTTCTTTTACTTCGGCCATCACACGCATCAGCAAATAAATATTGAGTACGTTTGGCGTGCACGGTGTTTGTGCTTTTTTAATCATGTCGTCCAAAAACAACATGCTGTTATAATGCTTTCGGTTATTGATTGATTGCGCACGATCCAAGGCGCGCGGTGAACAAATCATTATCGCGAGCCCGGCAGGCAGGCCAAAACATTTCTGAACCGAGGCAAACCAAATATCGGCAACAGAAAAATCAAGCGTGATGCCTGCCATGGAGGAGGTAGCGTCTACAGCGATTAAGTGGTTAGGGTTGTTCTTTCCAACAGCTTTTATAGTATCAGTGCCTACCTGAGTTCCGTTTGATGTTTCGTTTTGCGTAATGCAAATGAGGTCACCTTTGGTGAATTTCAATTGATCTTCCTGAAGTTGTGCTTCGCGGTTAAATGGTTTACGCATTACGTTGGGTGCCAGCTTTTCGGTATACGTGCACCATTTATCTCCAAAAGCTCCGTTATATATATGGATGCTTTCTTTTCGAACGAATGACTCTGCAATTACTTCCCAGCATTCAGTGGCCGAAGTAAGAAAATAGATCGTGTAACCTTTCGGAACGTTTAGTTTTTCACGAATTCCATTGATTGCCTTTTTGGATATTTCCATAAAGGCATCACTCCGGTGATTAATGCTTAACACTCCATCCCTATAAGCATCCTGCATGTAGCGGGAAACTTTTGGGTAAACGCGTGACGGGCCGGGGTAGAAGGAGATCATTGGATAACGATCTAACGATATTACAACTCGGCTTTAATAAAATACTGTATCGCCATGTCGTAGCCGGTTAATCCAAAACCTGAAATCAGGCCGATACATTTTGACGTAATCAGACTTTTATGTCGGAACTCCTCACGCGCATAAATATTGGAGATGTGTACTTCCACTGTTTTGGTTTTGATTGCGCCCAAGGCATCGTGTATGGCGATTGATGTATGGGTGTAAGCCCCTGCGTTGAGTACGATGCCGTGAAATGAAAAACCAACCTCATGTATTTTATTAATCAGCTCACCTTCTACATTGGATTGGTAGTAATGAAGTTCCGCTTGTGGAAAACGGTTCTTTAGTTCTTCAAAATAATTCTCAAAGTCACGACTTCCATAAATGTCCTCTTCCCGAACGCCCAACAAGTTTAAATTGGGCCCATTGATGATCTGAATTTTCATACCTAAAGATAGGTAGTCTTTAGTCAATTGTCTAGAGTCAGTTTATGGCGTTCAAAGCTGTATTTTGATTTTGACCCTTGAATACTGAATTTTGAATTTCGCCATGTGGGACCTGCACATTAAGCACTTTGCGCATTACCTGAAGCTGGAGCGGTCGCTCTCAGCCAATTCCATTGCTGCATATGTTCATGATGTGGAGTTACTTAAGCAGTTTACCGAGCTAAAGAAGGTAAAGGCCACACCATTAACACTCACTACTAAGCAGCTTCAATTATTTCTGCAGTATATAAATGAGTTGGGCATGAGTGCCTACAGCCAGGCCCGCATACTTTCAGGCATCAAAGGCTTTTACAAATACCTGATGTTTGAGGAATTGATCGAAAAGGATCCAACCGAATTGCTGGAAGGGCCTAAGATTGGCCGCAAGCTTCCGGACACACTCAATTATGATGAAGTTATAAAACTTCTGGAAGCAATCGACCTCTCAACCCCAGAAGGTGGCCGTAACCGTGCCATGCTGGAGGTGTTGTATAGTTCGGGGTTACGAGTTTCGGAGTTGGTAGAGTTGAAACTAAACAATATTTATTTTGATGTTGGTTTTCTGCGTGTAATCGGTAAAGGTAACAAGGAACGGCTGGTGCCGCTTGGTCGGGATGCCATGAAATACCTGAAGATTTACATTGATGAAATTCGCGTTCATGTACCGGTTAAAAAGGGATTCGAATCGCATGTTTTTTTAAATCGCTTCGGAAAGAAAATTTCACGGGTTTCCATTTTTACGATTATCAAATCTTTGGCACAAGCCATTGGTTTAAAGAAGACCATAAGTCCGCATACGTTCAGGCATTCATTTGCCACGCATTTGATTGAAGGGGGCGCAGATTTACGTGCCGTGCAGGAAATGCTGGGCCATGAGTCGATCACCACAACAGAAATCTACACCCACCTTGATCGGGATTATTTGCGTCAGGTGATTACGGAGTTTCATCCGAGGAGTTAGTACCGGTGGCTTCGAGTACCTCAGCCACCGCCTTGAGTGCCTCAGCCACCGTTTCGAGTGCATTAGCCACCGTTCGAGGCCTCAACCACTGTTTCTAGTGCCTTGCCACCGCAGTACTTAGTCGTTGCCTGAGGCTCCCGAAGGCAACATCACCACGCTCGGAAGCAACATTGGTAAAGCACACTTTATTTTGTACATTAGAAATATGAAGCCCATTCTTTTGTTCCTTTTTCTGATACTGGTAAAAATATCGTCCGGTCAGGAGTTTCAAACTTCAACGGCAAGTGGTGTTGACTTGCTTACCTATGAAACCTTCACGGTGGCTCGTGGTTCCGTGATCAGCAACTCGGAACAACCAATCGATAAAGAAGCTTTTTATAAGGAGATACGTACTTCTATTATTCGCGAGATGGAATTTCGCGGATATAAATTTAAAGATGATTCTACTGCACAACTTATTGTTAGTTACGTTATTGAGACCACCGTAAAATTTGATGTGCAACAACAAGGCCGGTTGGGACAGCAAGTGGTTGTGACCAATCCCTCATCTGCGAATCAAACCCAGGCGTGGTCACGTGAATTCACACAAGGCATGTTGATTCTTGAGGTGGAGGATTCTCAAAAGAAATCCATTATCTGGTCGGCTGAGGGCATGATGGATATTAACCGTACCCGTGAAGGAAACCTATTAGACAATGCGGTGCGGAGTGCTTTCCGGAAATTCCCAAACAAGAATAAACCATCCAAAGGTTCAAAGAAGAAAAGGGGGTAAAATTTACCTGCCATGCAGGTAATTTATAGCCTAAAAAGTTGATTTAACCCGGGTAAAGTGAATAAGCCTTGAGTGCTTTGAAATGCCCTGAATTACTTAGTATACTTGCATAAACTAATTCTTAACGAAACAGAAAATGAAAAAGATTACATTAATTGGTTTGTTTTCCCTTCTTGGTCTTACCCTTGCATTTGCACAAGCCCCTCCGGGCAAGGGCGGTAAGCAATTGAATGCCGGTCTTGGTTTTTCAAACTGGGGAGTTCCTGTTTATGTAGGTGCTGATTTTGGTGTGCATCCTGACATAACCATCGGCCCAAAGGTATCCTATAGGAATTATAGCTATCGCGCTGCAGGTCTTGATTGGGATCAAAGCCTGATAGTTTTGGCTTTTAATGGCAATTATCACTTTAACACGCTATTCAACATGCCGAGTGAGTGGAATTTCTATGCCGGCTTAACCTTAGGCTACTACATTTGGTCAGACCTGGATGATTATCCGGATGCACGTGGATCAGGCATTGGCTTAGATGCACAAATTGGTGGTCGTTATTTCTTCTCTGATAAATTTGGTGTAAACCTTGAATTCGGAGGAGGTACTGGTGCTGGTGGCAGCTTTGGAATTACCGTTAAATTATAAGCATTTAAAAACTCAAGAAACGCCAGGCCATTAAAGTCTGGCGTTTTTTATTTTATCACAGTTGTATTTCTCACTATCATTAATTGCCACATCTTTGCGGCATGTATAAGTATATAATCCGGCCTATACTCTTTTTACTGGACGCAG contains these protein-coding regions:
- a CDS encoding aminotransferase class V-fold PLP-dependent enzyme, with product MISFYPGPSRVYPKVSRYMQDAYRDGVLSINHRSDAFMEISKKAINGIREKLNVPKGYTIYFLTSATECWEVIAESFVRKESIHIYNGAFGDKWCTYTEKLAPNVMRKPFNREAQLQEDQLKFTKGDLICITQNETSNGTQVGTDTIKAVGKNNPNHLIAVDATSSMAGITLDFSVADIWFASVQKCFGLPAGLAIMICSPRALDRAQSINNRKHYNSMLFLDDMIKKAQTPCTPNVLNIYLLMRVMAEVKEIESVHKTITGRFKKWETFFDIKSNKLNLLIKNHSVRSQTVLAIESTPSLIEKVKTQAIKKGFLLGDGYGELKPTTFRIANFPALRKSEIARLMDFLYDFI
- a CDS encoding DUF4136 domain-containing protein, coding for MPEAPEGNITTLGSNIGKAHFILYIRNMKPILLFLFLILVKISSGQEFQTSTASGVDLLTYETFTVARGSVISNSEQPIDKEAFYKEIRTSIIREMEFRGYKFKDDSTAQLIVSYVIETTVKFDVQQQGRLGQQVVVTNPSSANQTQAWSREFTQGMLILEVEDSQKKSIIWSAEGMMDINRTREGNLLDNAVRSAFRKFPNKNKPSKGSKKKRG
- a CDS encoding porin family protein, which translates into the protein MKKIITLFNFVLLSSTVFAQTLLPRAGVTLSTSSYEPYADFAEKSEKELLTGFTVGVGYDLFINDRFSLQPEINFIQKGLKRNDISYPDSYEYKLVTEYKLNYLEIPVLVKAKFGGQTKFYVTAGPTVSVGLSGTYSLKSTFAGLPEEPISSKVKFSERPENYDGYDQFADNRIEAGVQVGGGVLLFGKVNIEARYGYSFTGLFDDTDFKNRVVQFSASMPINLF
- the aroQ gene encoding type II 3-dehydroquinate dehydratase — encoded protein: MKIQIINGPNLNLLGVREEDIYGSRDFENYFEELKNRFPQAELHYYQSNVEGELINKIHEVGFSFHGIVLNAGAYTHTSIAIHDALGAIKTKTVEVHISNIYAREEFRHKSLITSKCIGLISGFGLTGYDMAIQYFIKAEL
- the xerD gene encoding site-specific tyrosine recombinase XerD, giving the protein MWDLHIKHFAHYLKLERSLSANSIAAYVHDVELLKQFTELKKVKATPLTLTTKQLQLFLQYINELGMSAYSQARILSGIKGFYKYLMFEELIEKDPTELLEGPKIGRKLPDTLNYDEVIKLLEAIDLSTPEGGRNRAMLEVLYSSGLRVSELVELKLNNIYFDVGFLRVIGKGNKERLVPLGRDAMKYLKIYIDEIRVHVPVKKGFESHVFLNRFGKKISRVSIFTIIKSLAQAIGLKKTISPHTFRHSFATHLIEGGADLRAVQEMLGHESITTTEIYTHLDRDYLRQVITEFHPRS